One region of Vibrio pelagius genomic DNA includes:
- a CDS encoding SPOR domain-containing protein, with protein sequence MASKFQSRLVGTIILVAVGVIVLPDVLDGKKLHYKEEFASIPIKPELEGDVEVFEVLDPVEDQIALPDSPVEAVVQESSQPESVTATKESDVDDNVEIAIKPVTEKNEYQDSAWIIQLMALKNADNAKNVVKDLQKRGYQAHTKQENTFTRVIIGPDISKSKLERQIKELEKITGSKGQLLKFKPLNP encoded by the coding sequence ATGGCAAGTAAATTCCAAAGCCGCTTGGTGGGCACTATTATTTTGGTGGCCGTTGGCGTTATTGTTCTTCCGGACGTACTGGATGGCAAAAAGCTTCACTATAAAGAGGAGTTTGCAAGCATTCCAATTAAGCCTGAATTAGAAGGTGATGTTGAAGTGTTCGAGGTACTCGATCCTGTCGAAGACCAAATTGCACTGCCAGATTCACCGGTAGAAGCGGTTGTTCAAGAGTCATCGCAACCAGAATCTGTCACAGCTACCAAAGAGAGTGATGTCGATGATAATGTCGAGATTGCGATCAAGCCGGTGACTGAAAAGAATGAGTATCAAGATAGCGCTTGGATCATCCAACTGATGGCATTGAAGAATGCAGACAACGCTAAGAACGTTGTGAAGGATCTGCAAAAGCGTGGTTATCAAGCGCATACCAAGCAAGAAAACACATTTACGCGAGTCATCATTGGCCCAGATATCTCTAAATCCAAACTTGAGCGTCAAATTAAGGAATTAGAAAAAATTACTGGTTCAAAAGGCCAGTTGCTCAAATTTAAACCGTTAAATCCATAA
- the folC gene encoding bifunctional tetrahydrofolate synthase/dihydrofolate synthase, with translation MSQQPIPQATSSLEMWLDYLTNIHTSAIDLGLDRVQAVAQKSNLTKPAKHVITVAGTNGKGSTCALMEAILLDAGYSVGVYSSPHLIRYNERVRINGQDLSDQQLVDSFDFIEKERGEISLSFFEYGTLAALRAFQVENVDVVLLEVGLGGRLDATNVVDHDVSVITSLAVDHVDWLGDDINVIGFEKAGIYRSGKPAICGQPKPPATVAAHADDIRADFYQVGIQYTYEVTGDTWDWHSGAFHLEQLPIPSLPLPNAATALMALGTSELNISDVNVVNGLKNAQLPGRMQKISDKPTIVLDVAHNPHSAEYFVKQVGQQYAGKTLHVVVAMLHDKDIPATLEVLTPIAQHWYPASLQGPRAAKAAELCESLPSGTTEYSSPVEAFEAALSTVREDEVILVVGSFHTVGEVLEHWQTKGN, from the coding sequence ATGAGTCAACAACCTATTCCTCAAGCCACATCCTCTCTCGAGATGTGGCTTGATTATTTAACAAACATTCACACCAGTGCGATCGACCTCGGATTAGACCGTGTTCAAGCTGTCGCACAGAAATCCAACCTTACTAAACCTGCTAAGCATGTGATCACGGTTGCCGGGACGAACGGCAAAGGCTCAACATGTGCGTTGATGGAAGCGATCCTTCTCGATGCTGGCTACTCAGTTGGCGTATACAGCTCTCCACACCTGATTCGTTACAACGAACGTGTTCGTATAAATGGCCAAGATCTCTCAGACCAACAATTGGTCGACTCTTTCGATTTTATTGAGAAAGAACGAGGCGAAATTAGTCTAAGCTTTTTCGAGTACGGCACTTTAGCCGCCCTGCGCGCTTTCCAAGTTGAAAATGTCGATGTGGTGCTTCTAGAAGTGGGTCTCGGTGGGCGTCTCGATGCAACTAATGTCGTTGACCATGACGTTTCTGTTATCACCAGTTTAGCGGTCGACCATGTTGACTGGCTAGGCGATGATATTAACGTAATTGGCTTTGAGAAAGCGGGCATCTACCGCAGTGGTAAACCTGCAATTTGTGGTCAACCTAAGCCGCCAGCAACGGTCGCAGCACATGCAGACGATATTCGAGCGGACTTCTATCAAGTTGGCATTCAATACACTTATGAAGTGACGGGTGATACTTGGGACTGGCACAGTGGTGCATTCCACCTTGAACAGCTACCTATTCCAAGCCTACCACTACCGAATGCTGCAACAGCGTTAATGGCTCTTGGGACCTCAGAACTCAACATCAGTGACGTTAATGTTGTCAATGGTCTTAAGAATGCTCAGCTTCCAGGTCGTATGCAGAAGATCAGTGACAAACCAACAATCGTCCTAGATGTGGCACACAATCCACATTCGGCTGAATACTTTGTTAAGCAAGTTGGCCAACAGTATGCAGGTAAAACACTGCATGTGGTGGTCGCTATGCTGCACGATAAAGACATTCCTGCCACGTTAGAGGTGCTAACTCCAATCGCTCAGCATTGGTATCCAGCGTCGCTACAAGGCCCGAGAGCAGCGAAAGCGGCAGAGTTGTGTGAAAGCTTACCAAGTGGCACAACAGAGTATTCTTCGCCTGTAGAGGCATTTGAGGCGGCGCTATCTACTGTACGCGAAGACGAAGTGATTCTTGTTGTAGGTTCATTCCATACCGTGGGTGAAGTACTGGAGCACTGGCAAACAAAAGGAAACTAA
- the accD gene encoding acetyl-CoA carboxylase, carboxyltransferase subunit beta codes for MSWLEKILEKSNIVTSRKASIPEGVWTKCTSCEQVLYHAELERNLEVCPKCDHHMRMKARRRLETFLDEGERVELGSDLEPQDKLKFKDSKRYKERISSAQKSSGETDALVAMKGELLGLPIVACAFEFSFMGGSMGSVVGARFVRAVDAAIENNCGLVCFSASGGARMQEALMSLMQMAKTSAALERLSAKGLPFISVMTDPTMGGVSASLAMLGDVNIGEPKALIGFAGRRVIEQTVREDLPEGFQRSEFLLEHGAIDMIVDRRDMRQRVGSLIAKMTNQPSPLVVSVNDSPNEATYEVPEAPEKG; via the coding sequence ATGAGTTGGCTTGAAAAGATTTTAGAAAAAAGCAACATCGTAACTTCTCGTAAAGCGTCTATCCCTGAGGGTGTTTGGACTAAATGTACCTCTTGTGAGCAGGTTCTTTACCATGCTGAGCTAGAGCGTAACTTAGAAGTATGTCCAAAATGTGACCATCACATGCGCATGAAAGCGCGTCGCCGTTTAGAAACTTTCTTAGATGAAGGTGAGCGCGTCGAGCTAGGTTCTGACTTAGAGCCACAAGATAAACTAAAATTCAAAGATTCAAAGCGCTATAAAGAGCGTATCTCTTCTGCTCAAAAGAGCAGTGGCGAAACAGACGCACTTGTTGCAATGAAAGGTGAACTTTTAGGTCTACCTATCGTTGCTTGCGCATTTGAATTCTCATTCATGGGCGGATCAATGGGTTCGGTTGTGGGTGCTCGTTTCGTTCGTGCGGTTGACGCAGCTATCGAGAACAACTGCGGTCTTGTATGTTTCTCTGCTAGTGGCGGTGCTCGTATGCAAGAAGCACTGATGTCTCTTATGCAGATGGCAAAAACCAGTGCGGCTCTAGAGCGTCTTTCTGCGAAAGGTCTACCATTTATCTCTGTGATGACTGACCCAACAATGGGTGGTGTTTCAGCAAGTCTAGCGATGCTAGGTGATGTGAACATCGGTGAGCCGAAAGCACTTATCGGTTTTGCTGGTCGTCGTGTTATCGAGCAAACGGTACGTGAAGATCTACCTGAAGGTTTCCAACGCAGTGAGTTCCTACTAGAGCATGGTGCTATCGATATGATCGTAGATCGTCGTGACATGCGTCAGCGTGTAGGTAGCCTAATCGCGAAAATGACTAACCAGCCTTCACCATTAGTAGTTTCTGTGAATGATTCACCGAATGAAGCTACTTATGAAGTACCAGAAGCGCCAGAAAAAGGGTAA
- the truA gene encoding tRNA pseudouridine(38-40) synthase TruA, with product MKIALGIEYDGTHYFGWQRQRDVKSVQESLEKALSVVANHPVEVQCAGRTDAGVHGTGQVVHFETNVNRKMVAWTMGANANMPKDIAVRWAKEVPEDFHARFSATARRYRYVIFNHALRPGILNSGVSHYHGQLDEKKMHEAGQYLLGENDFTSFRATHCQSHSPWRNLMHLNVTRHGHYIVIDIKANAFVHHMVRNITGSLIAVGKGEQEPQWIKWLLEAKDRKLAGATAKAEGLYLIDVDYPAHFELPREPIGPLFLPDNLN from the coding sequence ATGAAAATTGCTTTAGGTATTGAATATGACGGTACCCACTATTTTGGTTGGCAGCGCCAACGTGACGTAAAGAGTGTCCAAGAATCTTTGGAAAAGGCGCTTTCGGTTGTCGCAAACCACCCAGTTGAAGTGCAATGTGCAGGTCGAACAGACGCTGGAGTACATGGTACAGGGCAGGTTGTTCACTTTGAAACCAATGTAAACCGCAAAATGGTGGCATGGACAATGGGTGCCAATGCAAACATGCCCAAAGATATTGCGGTTCGTTGGGCAAAAGAGGTGCCTGAAGATTTTCACGCTCGTTTCTCAGCAACGGCGCGTCGCTACCGTTACGTGATATTCAATCATGCACTTCGCCCGGGGATTTTGAACTCAGGTGTGAGTCATTATCATGGTCAGCTTGATGAGAAGAAAATGCATGAAGCAGGGCAGTACTTACTGGGCGAGAATGATTTCACCTCGTTCCGAGCGACGCATTGTCAGTCTCATAGCCCTTGGCGTAACCTGATGCACTTAAACGTTACCCGTCATGGTCACTATATTGTGATTGATATTAAAGCCAATGCCTTTGTGCATCACATGGTGCGTAATATCACGGGTAGCTTGATCGCTGTCGGTAAAGGAGAGCAAGAACCGCAATGGATTAAGTGGTTACTTGAAGCTAAAGATAGAAAGTTGGCTGGTGCGACGGCTAAGGCGGAGGGGCTCTATTTGATTGATGTGGATTATCCTGCACACTTTGAGCTTCCAAGAGAGCCGATCGGCCCACTATTTTTGCCTGATAATTTGAACTAA
- a CDS encoding FimV/HubP family polar landmark protein, translated as MFQIFKQWWMPLAFIIATQISVVRADTIRVVGPDGQIKSSPTFSEPVRAQSLNQASEPSRFYGPTNGNETLWSIASRLRPDNSVSVQQTLLAIYRLNPQAFENQNIHSLVPSSYLRVPSLEQARASSTQQAIQIMDSHQAKLNAPSRQPIAPAKPEVTRPATAKPAPVVKPETVEPKSEVEIKPAAPSKPLTSSQEHEVNQLEKQLEMSESELLSLEEKNHQLRLMLSNVQSEVELLKSELSDEDRIRNEVEKLLEEERQKNADIEKMAPSTLDQLLSNGWLVAALAIIPGLLIGLFIIMLLGRKSKQDEPQQAEQGTNNLPEQSNMVPMPLDEELADLDTELSLDDELFGTDNDTEKLFEDEGSSAQEDVFAGLDDADLDFNLDGEDDDPFAGIGDDGDLDGNFEDIDLDSNELDSNNGISVNGEEKALGLEEMERALDETVESALDSDESDFDLSDDNPMSADDIEALLSQDAQTEDLGSNELDQSMLDDLFASSDDDDSFDLDTLMSEDDSSTTPGVSDDFDIDALISEQQPSSDESSASTETPDLGDEFDIDALISEQQSPAEPASNDDIDDIFAQVAEQSPAGSDNDFNLDEQEDLTSQFTSELASDDDIENILSQFDQPEPEEEALIGDDLLSNSPELAPNESTDLLDELLDGDDVDLSNSTDLLDEMIGDDDDTDQQEHLDLDPLTELEELSGLSEESEDDFKLDESSTDLLDDFLDDDDTPLTLEEDETLDELLGNDLSESSLLEPEAEETSESLDPFDELLTSGIDDLDLGQDVQPEESSFEQSLSSALEETAETSEASLGELEHSETTEVPERKEDADQESAAERQSEALETESSLDDAEVNDEPTVPFEQESKDFNRNDFIGDMHDIAPQADALFDESTQHSDTAASDDATLETASVTEETDESAIIDEDKQASPNVDNLEQDIASVEESQSQASEPELEAFDESLPSEDLQESVEELLSQPEPEVKSTPNDLEDVLAADVEQQTPTQLTDEQALEDSTELEDDWLSAAIDDVESPQAVESDFDFAPKIEASEPQLDMEDSLPEPEPEPEPEPEPEPEPEPEPEPEPEPEPEPEPEPEPVRAANMPEIIPNEFGVPEDDDWLFEDDASSEPLTEEAQVDESPASELPAQEAPEFETEAPIQEPVAPEAPSPEQVADEVFSFDDLELPEFDEDDALDAVQNEPQIESETPVQEQTAEEEFSFDDLELPEFDEDDAFDAVQNEPQIESEAPVQEQTAEEEFSFDDLELPEFDEDDALDAVQNEPQSETESSAPEQTAEDELSFDDLELPDFEEEDALAEILSGEDDAQLEQDLTIDDNALELEESELPEYDEESAKADAVLDDIELQQPEPVPLEPGVELDESKLPEYGEDEALSDAFSEIGEPLNTYGAQAEEQDALHDLFSGANSFVSDEITSHQPEAEQPSSPVTQDEPLEGFDEFDESALAELLSEDVQDSVDSMFEQPMDDTAIDSAGLDIDAMLEVGGEDWKGFSLEPEQQSSLSHDVPDDQQEIWESAQRQVEPQIQEENWGAQDQLLEATAEKEQQFMTIDELMAQVEQENGEAVNPDEEELKLDVGLNEFPDVIGDIGNYDVDSNAEAAGKLDLAKIYIEMSDPQGAIKLLEEAIVDGSDDIRREAKNLIDTLNGR; from the coding sequence ATGTTTCAAATTTTCAAGCAGTGGTGGATGCCTTTAGCGTTTATCATTGCGACTCAGATTTCCGTAGTTCGTGCAGATACTATTCGAGTCGTTGGCCCTGATGGACAGATTAAATCCTCGCCAACATTCTCAGAGCCCGTTCGCGCTCAATCACTCAATCAAGCGAGTGAGCCTTCTCGATTTTATGGGCCAACCAATGGCAATGAAACCTTGTGGTCTATTGCGTCTCGACTGCGCCCTGATAACTCAGTTTCCGTGCAACAAACGCTTTTGGCGATCTATCGATTAAACCCTCAGGCTTTTGAAAATCAAAACATCCACAGTTTAGTGCCATCGAGCTACCTACGTGTACCATCTTTAGAGCAGGCTCGAGCAAGCTCAACGCAGCAAGCTATCCAAATTATGGACTCGCACCAAGCTAAGCTGAATGCACCGTCTCGTCAGCCCATCGCTCCTGCTAAACCAGAAGTAACGAGACCTGCGACAGCAAAACCTGCTCCAGTCGTAAAACCAGAAACGGTTGAACCTAAGTCAGAAGTTGAGATTAAACCTGCAGCGCCATCAAAGCCGCTGACTTCATCTCAAGAACATGAAGTGAACCAACTCGAGAAGCAGTTGGAGATGTCAGAATCTGAACTGTTGTCTCTTGAAGAGAAAAACCATCAGTTACGTTTGATGCTGTCGAATGTTCAGTCTGAAGTCGAATTACTTAAAAGTGAGCTGAGCGATGAAGACCGTATTCGTAACGAAGTAGAGAAGCTGCTCGAGGAAGAGCGTCAGAAGAACGCAGACATTGAAAAAATGGCTCCGAGCACCTTAGATCAACTGCTATCTAACGGTTGGCTCGTTGCAGCTTTGGCTATTATTCCAGGTCTTCTGATTGGTCTTTTCATTATTATGCTTTTGGGTAGAAAGTCGAAACAAGACGAGCCCCAACAAGCTGAGCAAGGAACAAACAATTTACCTGAACAAAGTAATATGGTTCCAATGCCTCTCGATGAAGAGCTGGCGGATCTTGACACCGAGCTTTCCCTAGATGATGAGCTGTTCGGTACAGATAATGACACAGAGAAGCTGTTTGAAGACGAAGGTAGCAGTGCGCAAGAAGATGTCTTTGCTGGGCTGGACGACGCTGACCTAGACTTTAACCTTGACGGTGAAGATGACGACCCATTTGCCGGTATCGGGGACGACGGTGACCTAGATGGTAACTTCGAAGATATCGATCTAGATAGTAATGAGCTTGATAGCAATAACGGCATCAGTGTTAACGGCGAAGAAAAAGCCCTTGGTTTAGAAGAGATGGAGCGCGCCCTCGACGAAACAGTAGAGAGTGCACTTGATTCTGATGAAAGTGACTTCGACCTCTCAGATGATAACCCAATGTCTGCCGATGATATTGAAGCACTGTTGTCTCAGGATGCACAAACTGAAGATCTTGGCTCTAATGAGTTAGATCAGTCGATGTTGGATGATCTGTTTGCATCAAGTGATGACGATGATAGCTTCGATCTTGATACCTTGATGTCAGAAGACGATAGTTCAACGACGCCGGGTGTGAGTGATGACTTTGACATCGATGCGCTTATTTCAGAGCAGCAGCCGTCTTCGGATGAGTCGTCAGCTTCTACCGAAACGCCTGACTTAGGTGACGAATTCGATATTGATGCTCTTATCTCAGAGCAACAATCGCCAGCTGAGCCTGCAAGCAACGATGATATTGACGATATTTTCGCTCAAGTTGCGGAGCAGTCGCCAGCGGGTTCTGATAATGATTTCAATCTTGATGAACAAGAAGACCTGACATCTCAGTTCACAAGTGAACTCGCTTCTGATGATGATATCGAGAATATCCTTTCTCAATTTGATCAGCCAGAACCTGAAGAGGAAGCGCTGATTGGAGACGATCTACTCTCCAATAGCCCAGAATTGGCTCCTAACGAAAGCACGGATTTGCTCGATGAGTTGCTAGATGGTGACGATGTAGATCTTAGCAATTCAACCGATCTTCTTGATGAGATGATCGGAGATGACGATGATACCGACCAACAAGAGCATCTAGACTTAGATCCACTTACGGAACTTGAAGAGCTGTCTGGATTATCTGAAGAAAGTGAAGATGACTTTAAACTAGATGAAAGCAGCACGGATCTACTCGATGACTTTTTAGATGACGATGATACACCGTTAACACTTGAAGAGGATGAAACACTCGATGAGCTGCTGGGTAATGATTTATCTGAGTCATCACTGTTAGAGCCAGAGGCGGAAGAAACGTCGGAATCACTCGACCCGTTTGATGAACTATTAACCAGCGGTATTGACGATTTAGATCTTGGACAAGATGTCCAGCCTGAAGAATCAAGTTTTGAGCAATCACTCTCTTCAGCGCTTGAAGAGACGGCTGAAACTTCAGAAGCGAGCTTAGGTGAACTTGAGCACTCCGAAACGACAGAAGTACCTGAGCGGAAAGAAGATGCTGATCAAGAGAGTGCGGCGGAACGTCAATCTGAAGCGTTAGAAACGGAGAGCTCACTTGATGATGCCGAAGTGAATGATGAGCCAACAGTTCCGTTTGAACAAGAAAGCAAAGATTTCAACCGCAACGATTTCATCGGTGACATGCACGATATTGCACCTCAAGCAGACGCCTTGTTTGATGAGTCTACTCAGCACTCAGACACTGCTGCGTCTGATGATGCGACTCTAGAAACCGCCTCAGTTACTGAAGAGACGGACGAAAGCGCAATTATTGATGAGGATAAGCAGGCTTCTCCAAACGTTGACAACTTAGAGCAGGATATCGCATCGGTTGAAGAGTCTCAGTCACAAGCGTCAGAGCCTGAGCTAGAAGCGTTTGATGAATCGTTACCATCTGAAGATTTGCAAGAGAGTGTCGAAGAGTTACTGTCTCAACCTGAGCCAGAAGTGAAATCGACTCCAAATGATCTCGAGGATGTCTTGGCTGCGGATGTAGAGCAACAGACACCCACTCAACTGACAGATGAACAAGCGCTAGAAGATTCGACGGAGCTTGAAGATGATTGGCTCTCTGCAGCAATCGATGATGTTGAGTCACCGCAAGCTGTAGAGTCGGATTTCGATTTCGCGCCGAAAATTGAAGCTAGCGAGCCTCAGCTAGATATGGAAGACTCCTTGCCAGAGCCAGAGCCAGAGCCAGAGCCAGAGCCAGAGCCAGAGCCAGAGCCAGAGCCAGAGCCAGAGCCAGAGCCAGAGCCAGAGCCAGAGCCAGAGCCAGAGCCAGAGCCAGTTCGTGCTGCGAATATGCCTGAGATCATTCCAAATGAGTTTGGCGTTCCAGAAGATGATGATTGGTTGTTCGAAGATGATGCGAGTTCTGAGCCTTTAACGGAAGAGGCGCAGGTTGATGAATCACCAGCGTCTGAATTACCAGCTCAAGAAGCACCTGAATTCGAAACAGAAGCTCCAATTCAAGAGCCAGTAGCTCCAGAAGCACCATCTCCAGAGCAAGTCGCTGATGAAGTGTTTTCGTTCGATGATTTAGAGCTACCAGAGTTTGATGAAGACGATGCACTCGACGCCGTTCAAAATGAGCCGCAAATAGAATCAGAAACCCCTGTTCAAGAGCAAACAGCAGAGGAAGAGTTCTCGTTCGATGATCTAGAGCTGCCGGAGTTTGATGAAGACGACGCATTCGATGCCGTTCAAAATGAGCCGCAAATAGAATCAGAAGCCCCTGTTCAAGAGCAAACAGCAGAGGAAGAGTTCTCGTTCGATGATTTAGAGCTGCCAGAGTTTGATGAAGACGATGCACTCGATGCCGTTCAAAATGAGCCACAGTCAGAAACAGAGTCGTCAGCCCCTGAACAAACTGCTGAAGACGAACTCTCGTTTGACGATTTAGAACTACCAGACTTTGAAGAAGAGGACGCTTTAGCTGAGATTCTAAGTGGTGAAGATGATGCCCAATTGGAGCAAGATCTTACGATTGATGATAATGCGCTTGAGCTTGAAGAGAGTGAGTTACCTGAATACGACGAAGAGAGTGCAAAAGCCGATGCGGTGTTAGATGACATCGAATTGCAGCAGCCTGAACCAGTCCCTCTTGAGCCGGGGGTAGAGCTTGATGAAAGTAAGCTACCTGAGTATGGCGAAGATGAGGCGCTGAGCGACGCCTTCTCTGAAATTGGCGAGCCACTCAATACATACGGCGCGCAAGCGGAAGAGCAAGATGCACTGCATGACCTTTTCTCCGGTGCGAATAGCTTTGTGAGTGATGAGATTACGTCGCATCAGCCTGAAGCCGAACAACCATCATCGCCAGTTACACAAGATGAACCATTAGAGGGTTTTGACGAATTCGATGAGTCAGCATTAGCAGAGCTGCTATCTGAAGATGTACAAGACTCGGTTGACTCGATGTTCGAGCAACCAATGGACGACACCGCCATTGACAGTGCTGGTCTTGATATTGATGCCATGTTGGAAGTGGGTGGCGAAGATTGGAAAGGTTTCAGCTTAGAGCCTGAACAGCAATCGAGCTTATCTCATGATGTACCGGATGATCAGCAAGAGATCTGGGAATCTGCGCAGCGTCAAGTAGAACCTCAAATTCAAGAGGAGAACTGGGGGGCGCAAGACCAACTGCTCGAAGCCACGGCTGAAAAAGAGCAACAGTTTATGACGATTGATGAACTGATGGCGCAGGTGGAGCAAGAAAATGGTGAGGCGGTGAATCCCGATGAAGAAGAACTGAAGCTAGACGTTGGTCTGAATGAGTTCCCTGACGTAATTGGCGATATCGGTAATTATGATGTCGATAGCAATGCTGAAGCAGCGGGTAAGCTAGACCTTGCTAAGATCTACATCGAAATGAGCGATCCGCAAGGCGCAATTAAGTTGTTGGAAGAGGCCATTGTTGATGGTTCGGATGACATTCGCCGAGAAGCGAAGAACTTAATAGATACATTAAACGGGCGCTAA